From one Brachypodium distachyon strain Bd21 chromosome 4, Brachypodium_distachyon_v3.0, whole genome shotgun sequence genomic stretch:
- the LOC112272454 gene encoding uncharacterized protein LOC112272454, which translates to MAFHQRSISLPSRPHISETEVEQELQSLETSISSSITIGTMCDGLRRLVNIYNGVEEIICLPSNQVFSIQKRKMLDAEMEGSLDLLDLCSTMQEIFAEMKAIIQDLQVALRKGNDTAVQAKIQSYACLAKKVKKHFKKTTKKAMSDKECRMVMLLTTAREVSISLLECTFHLLFKQIEMPKQSLVYKAFHKKKAVVCEDQLQELESSVGDLEDGAAHLFRKLLQSRVSLLNILSS; encoded by the coding sequence ATGGCTTTCCACCAAAGATCGATAAGTTTGCCTTCTAGGCCTCACATCAGTGAGACCGAAGTTGAGCAAGAGCTGCAGAGCCTAGAGACAAGCATCTCTTCCTCCATTACCATTGGCACAATGTGCGATGGTCTTCGAAGACTTGTGAACATCTACAATGGTGTTGAAGAGATTATTTGCCTGCCAAGCAACCAAGTTTTCTCCATCCAGAAGAGGAAGATGTTGGATGCTGAAATGGAAGGTTCTCTTGACCTGCTGGATCTCTGCAGCACCATGCAAGAGATCTTCGCCGAGATGAAGGCAATCATCCAAGATCTCCAAGTGGCTCTGAGGAAAGGAAATGACACAGCTGTGCAAGCCAAGATCCAGTCTTATGCTTGCTTGGCgaagaaggtgaagaagcattTCAAGAAGACCACAAAGAAGGCTATGTCTGATAAGGAGTGCAGGATGGTCATGCTATTGACCACGGCTAGAGAGGTCTCCATCTCTCTGCTGGAGTGCACATTCCATCTGTTATTCAAGCAAATCGAAATGCCAAAACAGTCTCTTGTCTACAAGGCATTCCACAAAAAGAAGGCAGTTGTTTGTGAGGACCAATTACAGGAGTTAGAGTCCAGTGTCGGAGATCTTGAGGATGGGGCAGCACATCTGTTCAGGAAATTACTCCAGAGCAGAGTTTCTCTCCTAAACATCCTTAGTTCATAG
- the LOC100835460 gene encoding uncharacterized protein LOC100835460, with amino-acid sequence MAFHQRSISLPSRSHISETEVEQELQRLETSISSSITIGTMCDGLRSLVNIYNGVQEISCLPSNQVCSFQQRNMLNAEMEGSLELLDLCSTMQEFFVEMKAIIQDLQVALRKGNDTAVQAKIQSYACLVKKVKKHFKKTTKKAISDKECRMVMLLTKARHVSISLLESTLHLLFKQIEMPKQSLVSKAFHKKKAVICEEQLRELESSIGDLENGAAHLFRKLLQSRVSLLNILSS; translated from the coding sequence ATGGCTTTCCACCAAAGATCGATAAGTTTGCCATCTAGGTCTCACATCAGTGAGACCGAAGTCGAGCAAGAGCTGCAGAGACTAGAGACAAGCATCTCTTCCTCCATTACCATTGGCACAATGTGTGATGGTCTTAGGAGCCTTGTAAACATCTACAATGGTGTTCAAGAGATTAGTTGCCTTCCAAGCAACCAAGTTTGCTCCTTCCAGCAGAGAAATATGTTGAATGCTGAAATGGAAGGTTCTCTTGAGCTGCTGGATCTCTGCAGCACCATGCAAGAGTTCTTCGTCGAGATGAAGGCAATCATCCAAGATCTGCAAGTGGCTCTGAGGAAAGGAAATGACACAGCTGTGCAAGCCAAGATCCAGTCTTACGCTTGCTTGGTGAAGAAGGTGAAGAAACATTTCAAGAAGACCACAAAGAAGGCTATTTCTGATAAGGAGTGCAGGATGGTCATGCTATTGACCAAGGCTAGACATGTCTCCATCTCTCTGCTGGAGTCCACACTCCATCTGTTGTTCAAGCAAATCGAAATGCCAAAACAGTCTCTTGTCTCCAAGGCATtccacaagaagaaggcagtAATTTGTGAGGAGCAATTGCGGGAGTTAGAGTCCAGCATTGGAGATCTTGAGAATGGGGCAGCACATCTGTTCAGGAAATTACTCCAGAGCAGAGTTTCTCTCCTAAACATACTTAGCTCATAG